A region of the Dickeya chrysanthemi NCPPB 402 genome:
GGGCCGGTGGTGGTGAAGTGCGCCAGCGGATTGTCCGGGTTGTTGAACTGGTCGAGCAGTTTGCCCTCGCCCGCCTGCGCCATCTGCCGGGCCAGATCACGCGCGCCCTCCATCCCTTGTTGTTGGTTGACCAGCAGCAGCTGCGCACCGTAGGCACGCATTGAGGCTTGCCGTTCCAGACTCATATTTTCCGGCATCAGCAGCTTCAAACGGTATCCTTTCATGGCGGCGACCATCGCCAGCGCAATACCGGTATTACCGCTGGTGGCTTCAATTAACGTATCGCCCGGCGCAATCTCGCCCCGACGCTCCGCCTGCCGGATCATCGACAACGCCGCCCGATCCTTCACCGAACCGGCCGGGTTATTGCCCTCCAGCTTCAGCCAGATTTCGCTGCCGGTATGCGCAGCCAGACGTTGTAATTTAATCAGCGGCGTATTGCCGATGCAGTGTTCAAGCGAGGTCACATTCTTCTCTCCGCACGACGCCGGGCGTCACCAAAAAAACAGGCACCGCGGTGCAGTGCCTGTCTGTCTGTAGCTAAACCGGATTCTGTTATAGCGATAGCAAACGATCAAGCGACGGCGCGAAGAAGTAACTGCCGCTGACGGCGCGGGTAAAGCGCAGCATATCGTCGCGTTTGCCGTCACGATCGCCGAACATACTTAGCAATTGCTGTTCAATGTTGTAAAGACGGGCGCAATACGCCGCGAAATACAAACCGTGTTTACCGCTGGCGGTGCCGTAAGGCAGGCTCTGACGCAGGATTTTCAAGCCTTTGCCGTCTTCTTTAAGATCAACCCGACTCAAATGCGAGGTCACCGGCCGCGACTCAGACGACAGCTCTTCATTGTCTTGCTTGGTGCGGCCGATCATCTGCTCTTGCTGTTCCACACTGATGCGATTCAACTGGCGCAGATTGTGCTCCCAGCGCTGAACAAACACGTAACTGCCGCCTTCTCCCGCCTCGCCATCCGGGATGATGGCGACACCATGTCGGGCATCGCCCTGCGGATTTTCAGTGCCATCGACAAAACCGCTCAAATCGCGATCTTCAACCCAACGAAAACCGTGGGTTTCCTCTTCGATGTTGATGGTATTGCCGAACGACGCCAACACCGCCTGCGCCAGCGAAAAGTTGACGTCATGGCGCAGCGACTGGATATGAATCAGCATGTCGCGCTGCGTTGCCGGCGCCAACCCGTTACCCAGCGGTGTGAAGGGTTTGAGCTCCTGCGCGCTGTGGTCGCAATCCAGCTCGCACCAAACGTCATAGCCAAAAGCAATCACCGCACCGAGCCCCGCATCGGGGAAACGTTGCTGCAACTCGCTCAGCGCCTGGCAAAACTTCTTGCACCCCTGGCGGATGGCATCAAATTCACCCTGTACCATAGCCTCCATGAAAATGGCAAAACGGCGATGCTCCAGCAAAATACCGCTTTGAATTTGTGTCATCTGTTGCTTCCTCACTCGGTGCAGTTTTTTCCACCCCGGCAATGATGCCGGGCTGCTATCTCAATGCTGCGATATCAATAAAAACGCGAGGCGTGGTCACCACGCCCCAATTGGATTCACATGATATCAAACGATGTTGACGATAACAGGATAACCTTACCAATAAAGGTGGAAAGCGCAGGCGACTGTTTTGGCAACGCCTGAGTAACCGGATACAAGCTTACCTGCAGCACATCACTCGCCGCGATTCGCTTTCATGGCCGGGAATGTCACCATGATTAGCCCGTACAGCACACTGGCCGCCAGCAGCGAATTCAATGCCGGGATCCCCCATGCGGTGAATAATCCGACCGCACTTCCCACCAGACTTGCCAATATCGCAGACCACCCGACATCCGGCGTGCTATCTGCATCCGGCAGTTCGCCACGTCGGCGACTTTCGTCCAACTGCGCCCGGCTGGTACGCAAGATATAGTAATCCACCAGCATCACCCCGATGATCGGCGGGAAAAACACGCCCAGTAAAGTCAGAAAATCCACAAACCGATCCAGAATGCCGATCACCGATAAAAAGGTACCGATAAGCCCGATCAACAACGTGATGGCTTTGTAGCTGAGTTTTCTGCCGGTGACGCCTTCTACGGCATTGGCGATACCTAATGACGAGGAGTACAGATTAATGTCATTGATGCGCAAGGTGGAAAAAATCACGGTAACCAGCCCGATTCCCCCTGCCGTCTGCGACATGATGGTGACGATATCCGCCGTATTCAGCGCTCTGGCAATCAAAATCGCCAGCCCATTAACGACGAACTCGCCGATAATTATCGACAGCATCGTTACCCAAAAAACATGCCGTCCGCGACGGGAATAACGCGTCATATCAGGCGTGATCAGGCTGGCTACAATACATCCCCCTACCACCATAGTCGCCCCGGCGCTCACCGAAATCGCCTCGCCCGCTCCCCCGGTTTGCAGTAAGTCGGTAATATTGTGCCCGGTGAGCGTCATGGTCGAAATATAGCCTACGACCATGATAAACAGCGGCACCGCAATTCTGGCGGTATAACGCAAGGCGCTAAAGCCAAAGGTGACCAGAAGCGTCAACGCACAACCGGAAAGGGCCGCGGACCAGCCGAACCCCAGGCGATCGCCCAACGCAAAATTCAGTGACTTGGCAAACACCGCGTTTTGTACGCCGAACCACCCCAGCAGGCTGACGGCGATAATGGCACCGATAAATACCGCGCCGAGCCGGCCAAAACCACACCAGCGCGCCAGCAAACTACCGGATAGCCCTTCCTTCATGCCCGCATAACCCAGCCCCAGCGTCACCACGCCAAAAATCGCACTGCCGATGGTAATCGCCAGAAACGCGTCGCCGAGCGTCATCGAATGCCCCAGCACCGCTCCCAGCATGAACTGGTCCAGCGCGGTCAACATACCAATATGCACCAACGCAACAGTGAAAAACGGCAACCGAACCGATGTCGGCACCCGGCTTACCGGATAATCCTCAAGGTTTTCCATATACCCGTCTCTTGCTAGATGAATAAGATGCCCTTGGTCAGCAATGAGTGAGGTATAAAGCCATCCAGTCCTTGTTGATAGCAAAACTCTTCAAACTGATTGAACGAATGTACGCCAGCTTTTTGATACATATTTTGGATCCTGTTTTCGATCGTCCGGTTGGACAGGTTGAACTTCTTCGCTATTTCCTTGCTGGAAAAACGCCGCAACACCAGAAAGAGCGTATCCAGTTCAGCGCGGGTGAACAGTTCGGTCGTTATGTCGGTTTTCAGTACCGTGGGTTTACGCCGGTCAATATGAACCAGCGGCGACAATGTGGTCATCGGCCGGGCATTCCATAAAATGCCCACGCACTCTTTTTCTGGATTAAACAGCGGAATTTTTTCACTGATATACGGCGACAGTTCTGTTTTGCCAAACCAGTAATGGGTTTCAATGACGGTAACCCGCTCGGCACAGGTCTCCGTTCGACGATCGTGCTCAATAAAATCACCGGACAATTCCGCCCAGGCGAGCGGAAACTCCTCATCGGCTTTGCCTTCAATATCAAAACGCACCGGCGTATTGGTGTAACTGTACGCGGGCATGTTCATATACACATGACGAGACGCCAGATCCTTGATTCCCCACGGTTCATTGAGCCCATCCAGAACGGGAATTAACGAGCGAAGATAATCCTGCGTATTATTCATTACAAAAACATCCTGTATATAAAACACTCAATTAAATATAAAAATCAACAAGGGAATTAAATTCATATTGTAATTTCACAAAATAAAATAAAACACAAAAATAATAACATCAAAAACTATTAATAAGATCGGTTATTAAGAAACCCAATCCCTTCACTTATCATAGAAAACCACAT
Encoded here:
- a CDS encoding helix-turn-helix transcriptional regulator is translated as MNNTQDYLRSLIPVLDGLNEPWGIKDLASRHVYMNMPAYSYTNTPVRFDIEGKADEEFPLAWAELSGDFIEHDRRTETCAERVTVIETHYWFGKTELSPYISEKIPLFNPEKECVGILWNARPMTTLSPLVHIDRRKPTVLKTDITTELFTRAELDTLFLVLRRFSSKEIAKKFNLSNRTIENRIQNMYQKAGVHSFNQFEEFCYQQGLDGFIPHSLLTKGILFI
- a CDS encoding cytosine permease; this translates as MENLEDYPVSRVPTSVRLPFFTVALVHIGMLTALDQFMLGAVLGHSMTLGDAFLAITIGSAIFGVVTLGLGYAGMKEGLSGSLLARWCGFGRLGAVFIGAIIAVSLLGWFGVQNAVFAKSLNFALGDRLGFGWSAALSGCALTLLVTFGFSALRYTARIAVPLFIMVVGYISTMTLTGHNITDLLQTGGAGEAISVSAGATMVVGGCIVASLITPDMTRYSRRGRHVFWVTMLSIIIGEFVVNGLAILIARALNTADIVTIMSQTAGGIGLVTVIFSTLRINDINLYSSSLGIANAVEGVTGRKLSYKAITLLIGLIGTFLSVIGILDRFVDFLTLLGVFFPPIIGVMLVDYYILRTSRAQLDESRRRGELPDADSTPDVGWSAILASLVGSAVGLFTAWGIPALNSLLAASVLYGLIMVTFPAMKANRGE
- a CDS encoding Dyp-type peroxidase, whose product is MTQIQSGILLEHRRFAIFMEAMVQGEFDAIRQGCKKFCQALSELQQRFPDAGLGAVIAFGYDVWCELDCDHSAQELKPFTPLGNGLAPATQRDMLIHIQSLRHDVNFSLAQAVLASFGNTINIEEETHGFRWVEDRDLSGFVDGTENPQGDARHGVAIIPDGEAGEGGSYVFVQRWEHNLRQLNRISVEQQEQMIGRTKQDNEELSSESRPVTSHLSRVDLKEDGKGLKILRQSLPYGTASGKHGLYFAAYCARLYNIEQQLLSMFGDRDGKRDDMLRFTRAVSGSYFFAPSLDRLLSL
- the cysM gene encoding cysteine synthase CysM, with protein sequence MTSLEHCIGNTPLIKLQRLAAHTGSEIWLKLEGNNPAGSVKDRAALSMIRQAERRGEIAPGDTLIEATSGNTGIALAMVAAMKGYRLKLLMPENMSLERQASMRAYGAQLLLVNQQQGMEGARDLARQMAQAGEGKLLDQFNNPDNPLAHFTTTGPEIWRQTQGRLTHFVSCMGTTGTITGVSRYLKSQSDTVCTVGLQPQDGSQIPGIRRWSPDYLPGIFQPQLVDRIMDMSQQEAETTMQQLARMEGVFCGVSSGGAVAGALRVAAEQPGSLIVTVVCDRGDRYLSTGVFG